The Deltaproteobacteria bacterium genome segment GGACCATATTATTTTTGTATTGAATGGCCGCATCGTCAAGGCTCTGGAATACGATTCCATCGAGCTCAAGGAAGGCGACGACATCCGGTGGATCCATCCCTTCTTTGGGGGTTGATCCAGGTTAGAAAATCGGTTTTCCCGTGATTGTCTGAAATAAATCAACCGTTTATTTCTGTTCCTTCTCTAAAGCCGATACAATTTCTTCTATGGATTGCACCAGAATACGAAATGGCTCCACAGCACTGCGCAAGGTTTGCTCAGAGCGCTTGCGCTCGGTGACGTCGGTGACAAAATGGATAATGGCTGGCTTTCCTTCCCACTCCACCAAACCAACTTTGTTTTCCAACCACTTCATCCGGCCATCTTTGTGGATAAATCTGGAAACATATATGGTGGGCGGAGTTTCACCGCTTGCCCAGCGAGCATACTTTTCCATGACTCTTGTCAGATCTTCGGAATGTAAAAGTTCAGGCAGTGTTTTGGCGAGAAGCTCTTCCGGGGAATAACCAAGGATTTTTGCACATTTGGGGTTGGCAAAAGTTATTTTTTCTTTAACCGAAACCCAAATTCCCACCGGGGCAAGATCCAATCCCGAGCGATATTTTTGCTCGGAGGCCCTGAGCGTTTCTGCTTCCCGTTTCCTTTCGAGGAAGTGCTGGGCGTTGCTAATGGCCCCGGCAATTTGATTTCCAACCTTCTCCGCAAGCCTTAGATCGACTTGGGTATAGGCATCTGGCTTGGTGGAAAGAAAGTTTAGAATTCCAATTACCTGATCTTTTGCAATCAGAGGTACGAAGAGCAAAGATTGAAACCCCGCCTCGAAATAAGTGAGCAAGTCGGGGAACCGCCCTATGGCTTCTCCCTGGTTTTCTTTCTGAATGAGCAGGCTCGCCCGAGTCCTCATGACTTCTTCTGCGCTCGTGCCAGATAAGGGTAAAACATCCCCTGTCCGGCGATTGGCCATATCAAGCCCCGTTACGTAGGTAATATTGAGGGTGTTGTCTTCAGGGTTAAGGATCGTAGTGGCAATCCGGTCGAAGGGAATGATCTTCCCCACTTCGGAAGCAAATTCAGCAAAGCGCTCATACACCTCTTTCAGATTCATCGCGGAGCCTGCAATATTGCCGATCTCGGTTGCGATGGTATTTTCTCGCACCAGGCGATTCGCCTCCTCTTCCCTCCTCCGCAATTCCTCTTCTAATTTCTTGTGAATGTCGATTTCCCTTTGAAGCCGTTCGTTGACTGTCTGTAATTCGGCCGTACGCTCGTTTATCCGTGCTTCAAGAGTGCGTAATTTCTCTACGGCCATCCCCCGCTCCGCTTCCAGCCGCTGGCGTTCAGCACCTTCCTGTTGCAGCTGTTCCTTGACTGCTTGCCATTCTGCTGTGCGTACTTTCACTTGCCCCTCGAGGGCACGCAATTTTTCTCCGGCCTCCCGAAATTCTTCTTCCAAGCGTTGCCGCTCGGAAATGACCCGTTGGAGTTGTTCATTGACCGTTCGGAGTCCAGCGGTACGTTCAGAAAGTTGTTCTTCCATGTGGGCGCGGGATTTTTTGAATTCTTCTTCTGCCTTCCGGAATTCTTCCTCTATCCGCTTTCGTTCGCTAATTTCTTTCTGGAATTGTCCGTTGACCGATTGTAATGCGGCTGTCCCCTCGAATATTTGTTTTTCGAGGTTGGCCCGGGTTTCCTTGAACTCCCCCTCCAGTCGCCGCAGCTCCTCTTCCACCCTCCTGCGCTCGTTGCTTTCCTGTTGTTGTCTTTCCTGAATTCTTTGTAGCTCCGCTTTATATTCGCTGATTTGTTCTGCCAGGTGAGCCCGATCTTTTCTTAATTCTTCTTCCTTCTGTTTTTGTTCCGTAATATCCCAGAAAATACCCAAAACACCGGAGATATTTCCTTTTTCATCCCGGACAGGGGTTTTCACCATATGCACGATTCTTTCTTGCCCATTTTGGATATAACGACATTCGATGTCCTCCGGCTTCCCTTTTTCCATAATTCTTTTATCGTCGGCAATGTATTTTTCAGCCAGCTCTCTGGGGAAAAAATCATAATCGGTCTTGCCAACGATCTGATCCGCCTCAATTTTTAAATCCTGGGCGTAATTTTGGTTACAGGAAACATAAACGGAATTCTTATCCTTAATGAATAATTTTTGAGGAATATTCTCGGCTAAAGTTTTGTATTTGCTCTCGCTGGATTGGAGTGCTACTAACGCCATCTGCCTTTGGGCCTCAGATGCCTTTAATTCAATAATTTGGTGGCGCATCTCTACCAAATCATTTATGGTTTTTTCAATCGTTATGAGTTTTTCCAGCGTCTTATTTTCGCCTTGCATCTGAAACCTCCAATAAATATTTATCCATCCCCATCTTCATTCCTTCAAGTTTAATGTTGTACGCAAAACCCAGACCGCTATCAATAGAATAAATTAAAATTTAACCCCTTAGCAAAAAACAAAATTTTTTAAAGTTAGAGAAAACCAAAAAATTAATAAGTTTTATTATTTTAATAAGTTTAGAAAATCTTTAATTTCTCTATCGTCAGAAACTGGAAAAACCTTAAAAATTTTTTTAATCCAATCCCCATGCAAGGGCTTCTTCCATTTCTCCACGTACTTTTTCTACTTGTTCCAATTTTCTTTCTTTTTCCAAGGCCTTCCAAGCTCTACTCCCCCCAATCCTTCCCAATGCCCAAGCTACGTGGCCCCTGACTATGGGTTCAGGATCTTTAAGAGCGGTTATCAACAGAGGAACCGAATCTGGATCTCCTTGATTGCCCAGGGCCACGGCCGCATTCCTTTGCCAAAGCCTCCGGTTCTCTTTGCGGATATAATAAAGCAATGGCCAGACGTTTCGTTCATAGTGTTCCTGAGACATGGTAAGAAGAGTGGTGATTTGCAAATGCTCGGCTCTCTCAACAAGAGCCTGGTTCATGGTTTTGGCCTTCCCCAGCCATTTTTTATTTCGGGGGCAAACTTCCTGGCATAGGTCACACCCATAAACCCAGGTTCCCATCTTGGCCCTTAAATCGCGGGGAATTTCTCCATCATTAAAATAGGAATGGAAGGCAATGCATTTTCGGGGGTCCATCTTTAGGGGAGCATACAGGGCACCCGTAGGGCAAGCTTCAATGCACTGCTGGCAATTTTCCGGACAGGCAACTTGCAGGGTGGGTAGATCAGGGTCGAGTTCCCGATCCACCAGGTAAGGTTCATTTACCACCCAAGAACTTTGGCCAGCGGCCTCGTTAGCAAAAGCAAAACAATTTTTCCCGTAATTCGTCACCCCAGCCCTAGCTCCGGCCATCCTTGCTGGAGCCGGACCGTACAAAACCTTCATGCCCAATCCCTGGAGAAATTTTCTAAATTCTTTTCTCCGCTGGCTATGGAAGGATTTTTCCGGACAAAAAAGTCCTTTCAGGTAGCAGCGGCCAATCTTTCCCGCTAAGGAAGGCGGGAAATCCTCTTCAAAATAACTGTCGGTTACCACGATGAGGGACTTGACCTCCTGAAGAAACCGGGCCGGATCGACAAAGCGCGTGAGGTCCAGGTCCCTGACCGAAGTCTTCTGGCTGAGTGTTTTACCCCATTCATACATCTGCAGACGGTTATTCAACTCTTCAGCGTAAAGGGCAAAGGGTTCTGGCGTGGTCACACCCACTCCCACGA includes the following:
- a CDS encoding HEAT repeat domain-containing protein, which codes for MSLTRTIKEKALDLGFVGVGVTTPEPFALYAEELNNRLQMYEWGKTLSQKTSVRDLDLTRFVDPARFLQEVKSLIVVTDSYFEEDFPPSLAGKIGRCYLKGLFCPEKSFHSQRRKEFRKFLQGLGMKVLYGPAPARMAGARAGVTNYGKNCFAFANEAAGQSSWVVNEPYLVDRELDPDLPTLQVACPENCQQCIEACPTGALYAPLKMDPRKCIAFHSYFNDGEIPRDLRAKMGTWVYGCDLCQEVCPRNKKWLGKAKTMNQALVERAEHLQITTLLTMSQEHYERNVWPLLYYIRKENRRLWQRNAAVALGNQGDPDSVPLLITALKDPEPIVRGHVAWALGRIGGSRAWKALEKERKLEQVEKVRGEMEEALAWGLD
- a CDS encoding PAS domain S-box protein is translated as MQGENKTLEKLITIEKTINDLVEMRHQIIELKASEAQRQMALVALQSSESKYKTLAENIPQKLFIKDKNSVYVSCNQNYAQDLKIEADQIVGKTDYDFFPRELAEKYIADDKRIMEKGKPEDIECRYIQNGQERIVHMVKTPVRDEKGNISGVLGIFWDITEQKQKEEELRKDRAHLAEQISEYKAELQRIQERQQQESNERRRVEEELRRLEGEFKETRANLEKQIFEGTAALQSVNGQFQKEISERKRIEEEFRKAEEEFKKSRAHMEEQLSERTAGLRTVNEQLQRVISERQRLEEEFREAGEKLRALEGQVKVRTAEWQAVKEQLQQEGAERQRLEAERGMAVEKLRTLEARINERTAELQTVNERLQREIDIHKKLEEELRRREEEANRLVRENTIATEIGNIAGSAMNLKEVYERFAEFASEVGKIIPFDRIATTILNPEDNTLNITYVTGLDMANRRTGDVLPLSGTSAEEVMRTRASLLIQKENQGEAIGRFPDLLTYFEAGFQSLLFVPLIAKDQVIGILNFLSTKPDAYTQVDLRLAEKVGNQIAGAISNAQHFLERKREAETLRASEQKYRSGLDLAPVGIWVSVKEKITFANPKCAKILGYSPEELLAKTLPELLHSEDLTRVMEKYARWASGETPPTIYVSRFIHKDGRMKWLENKVGLVEWEGKPAIIHFVTDVTERKRSEQTLRSAVEPFRILVQSIEEIVSALEKEQK